In Prunus dulcis chromosome 1, ALMONDv2, whole genome shotgun sequence, the following are encoded in one genomic region:
- the LOC117620579 gene encoding probable glutathione S-transferase gives MATDKVKLLGYVFSPFSRRVEWALKLKGIDYEYVEEDIFNKSPLLLQLNPVRKKVPVLVHGNEVVSESFTILEYIDETWKQNPLLPQDPYARAISRFWANFTEEKVLDAGFTALICSTGEQQEKALKSTIEALEHIEGDLMGKKILGGESIGYLDIAMGWISYWLPIWEEVGSRQVLDPSKFPATISWINKILSHPVIKDNLPPRDKAVAYFHGRRNFKTSGKT, from the exons ATGGCAACAGATAAGGTTAAGCTTTTAGGGTATGTTTTCAGTCCATTTTCCCGTAGAGTGGAGTGGGCTCTGAAGCTGAAGGGCATTGATTATGAGTATGTAGAAGAAGATATCTTCAACAAAAGCCCTCTTCTTCTGCAACTCAATCCAGTTCGCAAAAAAGTTCCAGTTTTGGTTCATGGCAACGAAGTGGTCTCTGAGTCATTCACTATTCTTGAATATATTGATGAGACATGGAAGCAAAACCCATTGTTGCCTCAAGATCCTTATGCAAGAGCCATATCACGCTTTTGGGCTAACTTCACGGAAGAGAAA gTTCTGGATGCTGGATTTACAGCTTTAATATGCTCCACAGGAGAGCAACAAGAAAAGGCTTTGAAATCAACTATTGAGGCCTTGGAACACATAGAAGGAGACCTCATGGGAAAGAAGATTTTAGGAGGGGAAAGCATTGGGTATTTGGACATTGCAATGGGATGGATCTCTTACTGGCTGCCTATTTGGGAGGAAGTAGGCTCCAGGCAGGTTTTGGACCCTTCAAAATTTCCTGCAACCATTTCATGGATCAACAAAATTCTTAGCCACCCTGTGATCAAGGACAACTTACCTCCTCGAGACAAAGCGGTTGCTTATTTTCACGGGAGGAGAAATTTTAAGACTTCTGGGAAGACTTAG